DNA from Caldisericaceae bacterium:
GATTGAAAAAGTCCTTGATAAACTTACTCCCAGAGAAAAAGAAATCCTAAAATACCGAATGGGACTCGATGGTGAATATCCTCATACATTGGAAGAAGTAGGAACAATATTCGGTGTAACCCGAGAAAGGATTAGACAAGTTGAGGCAAAAGCCAAAAGGAAACTACAACAGTATATAAGGGAATTAGAAAGCGAAGAGGGCGTGCTTAACTATTCTGAGGAAAATTTAGAAGATGATGAATAGTTAGTAGTGTTTAGTTTTCTACAATCAATCTTATAATTTGTTTAATAACATCTCTTGACTTTTCCATTGCTTGAACTGAAGCAAACTCATAAACACTGTGGTAATTGGAACCACCCGAGAAAATATTTGGGGTAGGTATCCCCATGTATGTAAGGCGAGCTCCATCGGTTCCACCTCTTATTGGTCTCGTTTTAAACTCTACCTCAACTTTTTCAAATGCTTTCTTTGTAATTTCTAAAATTTCTGGGTGCTTTTCAATAACTTCTCTCATGTTATAATACTGGTCATGTAGATCAATTTTTATTGTTCCTTCGCCGTACTTATCATTTATAAAGTTTGCGATATTTTCTGCAAGTATCTTTCTTCTTGCAAATCTATTTCTATCATGGTCTCTTATGATTGCTTTAATCTTAGTTTTTTCAACACTTCCTTCTATTTCGTAAAAATGAAAGAATCCCTCGTAATTTGTTGTAGCCTCAGGACTTTCTAACTGTGGGAAAAGTGAAATCACTTCCGTTGCGATTTTTATTGAATTTTTCATTGCGTTTTTTGCACTCCCTGGATGTGTATTAATACCATTTATTGTGTATTTTAGAGAAGCTGCATTAAAGTTTTCAAACTCAAAAACTCCCAATCCTTCACCATCTAAAGTAAAAGCAAAATTAGGTTTAAAACGTTCAAGATCAATTTTGTCTACCCCTCTTCCAATTTCTTCATCTGGGGTAAAACAAATGTAAATATCCCCATGCTTAACATTAGAATGTAGCACTTCGTCTATGGCTTCAATAATCTCTACAACCCCTGCTTTATCATCTGCTCCAAGTAAGGTTTTTCCATTTGTTACTATAAGGTCGTGACCTATGTATTCCTTTAAATGAGGAAATTTAGTGGGCGATAAAATAATGTGTTCTTCTTCGTTTAGTTCTATATCTTCTCCATTATAGTTGCGAATAATTTTAGGTGATATTGATTCTGAAGAGACTTCTGGCGATGTATCTAAATGTGCAAGAAAACCAACAGATGGAAAATCTCCTTGCACATTTTTCGGAATAAGCGCATATACATATCCAAACTCGCTTACGTAAGGATTTAATCCAATTTCTTTAAGATCGGAAGCAACCATGTTAGCTAAAATTAGTTGATTGCTAGTGCTAGGGAAAGTTTCAGAATCTTCCTTAGATTGAGTGTTTACTTTTACATACTTAATGAATCTTTCAACCATTTTCTCCATTTTTTCACCTCTACAAAATTATAGCAAATGTCTTATAATATATTATTACGATTTTTACAGGAGGTATAAAAATGCAATTCCATATTAAATGTGAAGAAAAAGATATTGCACCTTATGTATTGTTGGTTGGTAATCCCGAACGAGCAGAAAAAATTTCCAAAATGTTAGATGAAGTAAAATTAGTAAATAAATATAGACTACTCTATGTTTATACTGGATTTTATAAAGGAAAAAGCCTCACTGTTGCAACAACTGGAATGGGTGCACCATCAACTGCCATTGTTCTTGAGGAGTTGATAAACTTGGGTGGAAAAGTTTTCATTAGAGTTGGCTCCGCAGGTGGAATAGACCCTAAGTTAAATGTTGGAGACATAGTAATTGCAACAGCAAGCATTAGAGATGATGGAACAACTCCTAATTATCTTAGACCAACTTTTCCTGCAGTTTCTGATTTTGATTTGACGATGAAGATGCTTACGGTAGCAAGACAAATTAGAAATAACATTAGTTACGGGGTAGTTATTTCGGAAGATGCTTTCTATATTCCATATTCTGAAGAGGAGATTAAAAAATTTGTCAATGCTAATGTTAAAGCTATAGAAATGGAAAGCGGTTGCGTTTTTATTGTTTCGCAGTATAGAGGTGTAAAAGCTGCTGCAATATTTGCTTTAGATGGGAATGTAACTCTTAAAACCATAAAACCAGCAGGGCATGAAACACTCTTTGCTGGAGCAGAAAACGATTCCATTAAGATTGCTCTTGAGACTCTTTATGCTTACTCAGAAGAAGGTAAACTATGAGAGTTAGAGAAGATATTTCAGAAGCAATTTCACATAATAGACCAGTAGTTGCCTTAGAAAGCACCATTATTACTCATGGTATGCCCTATCCTGAAAATGTTAAAACGGCAATTGAAGTTGAAAATGTAGTAAGAGAAAATGGAGGAGTTCCTGCAACAATCGGTATTTTTGATGGGAATGTAATCATCGGCTTAACGCATGAAGAAATTGAACTCCTTGCCAAAAGCAAACAGGTCGTTAAAATCTCTACAAGAGAAATACCTTTAGCTATTGCAAAAAGACTTTCTGGGGGAACTACTGTTTCTGCTACTTCTTTTCTTGCAGAACTTGCAAAAATAAAAGTTTTTGTAACAGGTGGCTTAGGCGGTGTTCATAGAGAAGTCTTCGAGAATTTTGATATTTCAAGGGATTTAGAGGAACTTGCAGTTCGTAACATTGTTATTGTATCAAGTGGCGTAAAATCAATTCTTGACGTTCAAAAAACATTTGAGTATCTGGAAACAAAAGGCATTCTTGTGGTAGGATACAAGACAAATGAATTTCCTACTTTTTACAGTAGATCAAGTGGATTTGAAATACCTGAGGTTGATGAAAAAATAGTTTCGCATATCTTTAAGGAGAAACTAAAATTAGGTATGCAAGGAGCAGTATTAGTTGCAAATCCTATACCACAAGAGTATGAAATCCCTTTTAAAACAATGGAAAAATGGATTGAAGAAGCACTTTCAGAATTAAAAAAGAATAATATCCATGGGAAACAAGTAACACCTTTCTTGCTTTCGAGAATCCATGAAATCAGTCATGGAGAATCACTAGAGGCAAATATTGCATTAATAAAAAATAATGCAAAAGTTGGGACACTTATTGCAAAAGAGTTAGTGAATAATGGATTGGACTAAAGAATACTTCGATGACTTATATTTAAAGTATTTCCTGCTTAACCAAGATAAAGAAAGGACAAGAAAACAGGCTGAGTTTATTCAAAAATTCTTTAATGTTCAAGATTATCTACTTGATGCCGGCTGTGGAATAGGAAGACATTCAATTGAATTAGGTAGATTGGGGTTTAATATTTTAGGGATTGATTTTAATGAAAATTACATTAAATTGGCAAAAGAGAATGCTTTAAAGGAAAACGTTTTGAATGTTGATTTTATTACAATGGATTTAAGAGAACTCAACTTTAACGATAAATTTGATGGTATTGTGAGTTTGTGGTCATCCTTTGGGTATTTTGATGATGATACAAATGATTTAATTCTAAAAAAATTTTTTACTGCTCTAAAAAGAAACGGAAAGCTGATCATTGACGTAGAAAATAAAGATTACATTCTAAAATTCTTTATTAGGGAAACCTTTAAAGAAAAGGAAGATAACATATTTATACTCGAAAGAAGAAAGTATAATCCAGTAACTTCAGTTGTTTCAACACACCGATTTATTATTGGACCAAACTTTAGAAAAGATTACCTAAGACATATAAGGATATATTCACTTTCAGAACTAATTTACATATTGAAAAATAATGGTTTTTCAAATTTCCAATATTTTAGTGATTTTGAAGGCAAACCATTTAATATCGATTCAGATAGAATTATTCTCATTGGTGAGAAGAAGTCTTGATTTTTTTAGTTTATTTTGTATACTATTACTAGTAAGGTAATATTTTGGAAATAGAAAATGATATTAACGACATTAGAAGACTATGCTATAAAAGTCCTTCTTTATCTTTCTTTAAAAAAAGGTCATCGGGCTACTGTGCATGAAATTGCACACAATAACAATGTTTCTTTTCCATATATTTTAAGAATTTGTGCAAAATTACGAGAAAAAGGTATTTTAGTTAGCGAAAAAGGAAGAAACGGTGGCTACCAATTAAGTAAAGACCCTTCAAAGATTACTTTAAAAGATATTATAAATGCAGTTAATAGACAAAGTATTGAAATTAAATGCGTGTATAGTAAAAAAGGAGGAAAATGTAAGCCACAGGAATGTATTTCCTTTAATTCATTACTATTTTTAAAAAGCGAAATTGACCATTTATTAGAAAATATCACTCTAAAAGATTTAGTTGAAAGGAGAGATTTTTATGCCAATTATTCAGACACAAGTAATTGATGTTCTTAAAACAACTTTTGTTCCTTCCTTAAAGAAATTACTTTTAAATGTTGGTAGTATCGATAGTGTAGAAGTGATAGGAAACAAGGTTAACATTACTTTAAGATTGCCAAAACTTGAAGATAGTATAATAGAAGAGCTTAAGGCAGTTATTACAAAAAGAGTTATGCAATTAGGTGCTGAAGTTGTTGATATTGATATAGTTTTTAAAAGTTTGCCGAATATTAAAAGAATTATTGCTATT
Protein-coding regions in this window:
- a CDS encoding nucleoside phosphorylase gives rise to the protein MQFHIKCEEKDIAPYVLLVGNPERAEKISKMLDEVKLVNKYRLLYVYTGFYKGKSLTVATTGMGAPSTAIVLEELINLGGKVFIRVGSAGGIDPKLNVGDIVIATASIRDDGTTPNYLRPTFPAVSDFDLTMKMLTVARQIRNNISYGVVISEDAFYIPYSEEEIKKFVNANVKAIEMESGCVFIVSQYRGVKAAAIFALDGNVTLKTIKPAGHETLFAGAENDSIKIALETLYAYSEEGKL
- a CDS encoding pseudouridine-5'-phosphate glycosidase, which codes for MRVREDISEAISHNRPVVALESTIITHGMPYPENVKTAIEVENVVRENGGVPATIGIFDGNVIIGLTHEEIELLAKSKQVVKISTREIPLAIAKRLSGGTTVSATSFLAELAKIKVFVTGGLGGVHREVFENFDISRDLEELAVRNIVIVSSGVKSILDVQKTFEYLETKGILVVGYKTNEFPTFYSRSSGFEIPEVDEKIVSHIFKEKLKLGMQGAVLVANPIPQEYEIPFKTMEKWIEEALSELKKNNIHGKQVTPFLLSRIHEISHGESLEANIALIKNNAKVGTLIAKELVNNGLD
- a CDS encoding Rrf2 family transcriptional regulator; the protein is MILTTLEDYAIKVLLYLSLKKGHRATVHEIAHNNNVSFPYILRICAKLREKGILVSEKGRNGGYQLSKDPSKITLKDIINAVNRQSIEIKCVYSKKGGKCKPQECISFNSLLFLKSEIDHLLENITLKDLVERRDFYANYSDTSN
- a CDS encoding sigma-70 family RNA polymerase sigma factor, which translates into the protein EMPVGDEEESRLENFIEDNRHMTPEGESLNQYYKEQIEKVLDKLTPREKEILKYRMGLDGEYPHTLEEVGTIFGVTRERIRQVEAKAKRKLQQYIRELESEEGVLNYSEENLEDDE
- the pepT gene encoding peptidase T, yielding MEKMVERFIKYVKVNTQSKEDSETFPSTSNQLILANMVASDLKEIGLNPYVSEFGYVYALIPKNVQGDFPSVGFLAHLDTSPEVSSESISPKIIRNYNGEDIELNEEEHIILSPTKFPHLKEYIGHDLIVTNGKTLLGADDKAGVVEIIEAIDEVLHSNVKHGDIYICFTPDEEIGRGVDKIDLERFKPNFAFTLDGEGLGVFEFENFNAASLKYTINGINTHPGSAKNAMKNSIKIATEVISLFPQLESPEATTNYEGFFHFYEIEGSVEKTKIKAIIRDHDRNRFARRKILAENIANFINDKYGEGTIKIDLHDQYYNMREVIEKHPEILEITKKAFEKVEVEFKTRPIRGGTDGARLTYMGIPTPNIFSGGSNYHSVYEFASVQAMEKSRDVIKQIIRLIVEN
- a CDS encoding class I SAM-dependent methyltransferase: MDWTKEYFDDLYLKYFLLNQDKERTRKQAEFIQKFFNVQDYLLDAGCGIGRHSIELGRLGFNILGIDFNENYIKLAKENALKENVLNVDFITMDLRELNFNDKFDGIVSLWSSFGYFDDDTNDLILKKFFTALKRNGKLIIDVENKDYILKFFIRETFKEKEDNIFILERRKYNPVTSVVSTHRFIIGPNFRKDYLRHIRIYSLSELIYILKNNGFSNFQYFSDFEGKPFNIDSDRIILIGEKKS